A region of the Kaistia geumhonensis genome:
CGTCCGTCGGCAACAGCGATGGCGAGCGGCTTGTCGCCGAGATCGGGCAGGAGGGCATTGGCGAGTATGAGATCGAACGGCATCGGCGGCTCCGCTTCGGGACGCGGAAGACTAGCCTCATTCCGCGCCCATCCGGATGCCCCAAACTTTCGCGGCCTGCCCGAAATTCACACTGACTTCCGTATGATGGACGGGGAGGCCCTGCCGTGCTCTCATCGCGGCAACAGAGGCATGGAGGATCGCATGGCGCCCAAGCGAGAGACGACCAACCCGAACGCGGACGACATCGCGGCGCTCGAGCGCGAGATCGCCGATGTCCGCGCCAACATCATCGAACTGACGGAACAGGCCGCGGCCTATTCCGGCGCGGCCGACGACGACCTTTCCTCGCGCCGGATCGCCGAGCAGGAAGCGCAGCTGAAGCGCCTCACCGAGAAGCGCGACCGGCTGGAAAAGGGTCAGTAGGCCGCGGTCGCTCTCTCGATGAGCGGCACCAGCTCGAGATCGTAGAAGCGACAGTCGGCGCCGGTCAGCTCTGCTGCGCATTCGCTGATCACGATGCGTGACGGGCCATAGCTCGTCGGATGATCTGATCGCGTCGTTGCGTTATCTTGTCTCGACAAGCTCACTCCCGGGCCTCTGTGGAGCGACGACATGCGCGCGCTGGAAATCTCTGATCGCGACCTGTCCAAGCTGGCGATCGAGGCGGCCAAGCTCGCCGCCAACTATTGGTCCTCGTTGGATGGGCGTCCGGCCTATCCAGCGACAAGCGGCACGCAAACGTCGCGCCTCTTCGATCGACCTTGGGCGCGCGCAGGAAGGGGCCCTGCGATACTGGACGAGTTCGCGGCCATAGCGGAGCATGTCCGGCCGTGCACGGGCCGCTTCTTCGGCTATGTTGCGGGGTCCGGCGAGCCCGTCGGCGCCATCGGCGATCTTCTCGCCTCCGTCCTCAACCAAAACTGCACGTCATGGCGTTCCGCACCGGCCGCGGCCACTATCGAGCGGGTCGTGGTCGGCTGGCTCGCGGAGGCGGTCGGATGCGCTGGCTTTGCGGGAAGTCTCTGCGGTGGCGGCTCCACGGCCAACCTGATGGGACTCGCGATGGCGCGAGAGAGCCTGTTGCCCGCCAATGACGACGGCGCACGACCCGGCGTCGTCTATGCGTCCGAACAGGCGCACATGTCGATCGCAAAGGCCGTCTCGCTGCTGGGCCTGGGCCGAAACAACCTTCGGCTCCTTCCCGTCGATGAAGATTTCCGATTGCGCACCGACGCGCTGCGGGATGCGATTGCTCTCGACCGCCGCCAAGGGAGGACGCCGCTGGCGATCGTTGCGAGCGTGGGAACGGTTGCCACCGGTGCGATCGACCCACTGCCGCATCTCGCCGAGATTGCCAGGGCGGAAGGAATCTGGCTGCATGTCGACGGTGCGTTCGGGGTGTTGGCCGCGCTTGCAGCGCCGGAGAAGTTCGAGGGGCTTTCATTGGCCGACTCGATCTCGCTCGACGCGCACAAGTGGCTCTATCAGCCGATCGATTGCAGTTGCCTGCTCCACCGGGAGCGTACTGCTGCTCGGAAGGCCTTTTCGTACAGCGGCGACTACGTCAGGATTCTCAATCAGGATCCGGAAGAGTCCTTCGCCTTCTTCGATGAATCGATCGAGCTCACGCGGCGCTTCCGAGCGTTGAAGCTCTGGATGTCGCTGCAGTATCACGGCCGCGATGCATTTCGGGAGGCGATCACGCGTGACCTCCAGCATGCACAGCTGCTCGCCAGAGCTGTCCAGTCGCATCCAGCGCTTGAGTTGCTTGCGCCGGTGCCGCTCAGCGCGGTGTGCTTCCGCCATCGCGCAAGGGACAACGAGGCGATCCTAAGGCGCGTCATTGCTCGGGGTCGGGTCTATCTCTCCAACGCCACAATCAATGGCCGCTTCGCGTTGCGCGCCTGCTTCGTCAATCATCGGACGACGCGAGAGGACGTCGACGAGATCATTGTCGAAGTGATTGCCGCCGCGGACGAGCTGAACGCCTGAGGGAAGTGCAGCTGGACCATCGCTCACTCGCGGCATGGCCGGAGCAGGCGGGCGAAAGGCGACGATCGAACCCGGTCAGTAAGCCGCGGTCGCTCGCTCGATGAGCGGCACCAGTTCGAGATCGTAGAAGCGACGGTCGGCGTCCGACAGTGCCGCTGCACCGTCGCTGATCACCACGCGCAGGACCGAATGGGCCCGCGACGGCCGCTGCACGGCGCCGAGCGCCATCAGTTGTTCGAGCGCCGATGTGAGATAGATCTTCCGAAGCATGGGATGCGTCCGTGCCCTCTCGCGTCACGGACAGATTCACCATGGGATGGTGAACGGAGTGTTAAGAAAGATCGACGATCTGGTCCTGAATCGGGGTCGTCACGGTTGGTCCGTCGGTTGGATGGACGAAGACGTTGATCTCCAGCCTCACCCCGAATTCCGGCAGGTAGACGCCCGGCTCGATCGAGAAGCCGGTGCGCGGCAGGATGCGGCGCGTGTCGTGCGTTTCCAGATTGTCGAGATTGACGCCGAGCGCATGCAGCCTCTTGCCCGGGCCCATGCTGTGGCCGGTACGGTGATGGAATGCGTCGCGATGGCCGGCTGCGGCGATGATGCCGCGCGCTATGTCGTCGACCTCGTAGCCCATCAATGTCTCGCCGCGCTCGAAGGCGAGGCGGATGGCGTCCAGCGCCGCGTCGCGGGCGCGGCGGACGAGATCGAACACATCCTGCAGCTTCTGTGGCACCACGCTCCCCGCGAAGCCGCCCCAGGCGATGTCGGCATAGACGTTGGGCTCGCCGGGATGGCGCGCCCAGAAATCGATCAGCAGCCAGTCGCCGGCCCCGATCGCGGCTGATCCTTCCGCCTTCGGCTCGTAGCTGACGATGCCCGAATGTGCGTTGGCCTGGACAACCGGCTGCCCTTCGGTCTCGAGCCCGAGCCGTTCGAACTCGGAAAGGATGAAGCGCTGCAACGCATATTCGCTGATCGTTCGTCCGGCGCGGACGGCGCTGCGCACCTGGTCGAAGGCCGCGTCCTTGATGCCGGAGACCAGCAGGCAGGCGTCCTTGTGGCTCGCGATCGCATGATCGTCCCAGGCCGCTGCCGAGACCTGGAAGAGATCGGCCGAGGTTACGATCACGTGGCCCCAGCTCCGCAGCAGCTCGATCGTGCCGGCATCGACGAAGGCGGCGTTCGGCACGGCGCCCTCGTCCGAATACTCGGTCGCGAGCCGCTTCGCCCCGACGAGCAGTTGGCGGAGCAGCGCCCGCATCTCCTCCCAGCCGCGATAGATCCGCTTCTCGATCGCGACATCGTGGAAGAAGAACTGGTCGACGGTGTGGATCAGCAGCACCGGCGCGCCGGAGCGCGGCACCACCAGCATCGCGCGGCGCGTTGGCGTGCGCGAGACGCCCAGCACCTGCCAGAAGAAGAGGTTAGAGCCGCGATAGTCATGCATCAGCCAGCCGTCGATGCCCTCGGCGGCCATGAAGCGCTGCGCTTCGGCGAGTGAGAACATCGCGTCAGCCCTCCTTCTGCCAGGCAGCCGTGACGGCAGCTGCGGCCGCGCCGAGATCGACCCTTTGCCCGAGCTCTTCGAGCGCCGCGCCATAGGCGACGACATTGGCGAGCACCGGCGGGAAGGCGGCGCGGACGCCGGTATGGTCGAAGCGCACCAGCCGATGCTCGATATCGCCGAAGCCGCGGCCGAGCGAAACGCCAAACCGCGCGGCGGCGTCGATGAGGTCGTCGGCGGCGATGCCCTCCGGGACCGGGGCAGCGGTGACGAGGGCCGAGGCGCGCCCGTCGTCGGCGATCCAGGGCGCGACGCCG
Encoded here:
- a CDS encoding pyridoxal phosphate-dependent decarboxylase family protein → MRALEISDRDLSKLAIEAAKLAANYWSSLDGRPAYPATSGTQTSRLFDRPWARAGRGPAILDEFAAIAEHVRPCTGRFFGYVAGSGEPVGAIGDLLASVLNQNCTSWRSAPAAATIERVVVGWLAEAVGCAGFAGSLCGGGSTANLMGLAMARESLLPANDDGARPGVVYASEQAHMSIAKAVSLLGLGRNNLRLLPVDEDFRLRTDALRDAIALDRRQGRTPLAIVASVGTVATGAIDPLPHLAEIARAEGIWLHVDGAFGVLAALAAPEKFEGLSLADSISLDAHKWLYQPIDCSCLLHRERTAARKAFSYSGDYVRILNQDPEESFAFFDESIELTRRFRALKLWMSLQYHGRDAFREAITRDLQHAQLLARAVQSHPALELLAPVPLSAVCFRHRARDNEAILRRVIARGRVYLSNATINGRFALRACFVNHRTTREDVDEIIVEVIAAADELNA
- a CDS encoding M24 family metallopeptidase, whose amino-acid sequence is MFSLAEAQRFMAAEGIDGWLMHDYRGSNLFFWQVLGVSRTPTRRAMLVVPRSGAPVLLIHTVDQFFFHDVAIEKRIYRGWEEMRALLRQLLVGAKRLATEYSDEGAVPNAAFVDAGTIELLRSWGHVIVTSADLFQVSAAAWDDHAIASHKDACLLVSGIKDAAFDQVRSAVRAGRTISEYALQRFILSEFERLGLETEGQPVVQANAHSGIVSYEPKAEGSAAIGAGDWLLIDFWARHPGEPNVYADIAWGGFAGSVVPQKLQDVFDLVRRARDAALDAIRLAFERGETLMGYEVDDIARGIIAAAGHRDAFHHRTGHSMGPGKRLHALGVNLDNLETHDTRRILPRTGFSIEPGVYLPEFGVRLEINVFVHPTDGPTVTTPIQDQIVDLS